In the Choloepus didactylus isolate mChoDid1 chromosome 3, mChoDid1.pri, whole genome shotgun sequence genome, GGGCGGCGGCCCAGCCCGGAAACAACTCGGACACCTCACGATCGGCCCTTTCCCTGGGGTCCACTCTCAGTCGGGGAGGGGTCTCCCCCGGGCGGTGCGCGGAGTGGGCGCCCGCAGGTGGGGGTGGCTCACCAAGGAACAGCCCCAGGATTTCCGCTGACCTTGCAGTGGAACCACTCCACTCCCCGCCGCCACGCAGCCTTGGAGCTGGAAGCCCAGTCGGGAGTGGGGCCGGTGGGACTGGAAGTGTCCGTTTGTCCTCCAGGAGCCCCGACCCCACAAACACAGGCCTTCACCCAGTCCTGGTGTCAGGGGTCATCTTATTACATCTGGGACTAAATGTGTTCCCAGTGACTCTGACTTGGAGAGGAGACAGGACAGCACACAAGTAGAAGCTGCCAGGGCCGCCTCCTGGAGCCCCTATCAGGACTGGCAGGCTCCGGAGTGGTCCCCGAACTGGAACCTGGGACTCTAGCAGCCCCCCACCCTGtctgtccccagccccccactgcCGCACGACCAAGCTGACCAGTATGACCTCAGCTGGGACCAGCAGCTCAACCTCGCCTACGTGGGCGCCGTCCCTCACGGGGGCATCAAGCAGGTCCGGACCCACTGGCTGCTGGACCTCGTCACGGCCAGGTGGGTGGGACCCGGGCTGAGAGAGGAGGATGGGGCTCCCAGTGAGGAGGGTGCAGGGGTACCTGTCTCCTTGAGGGGGCTGTGTGACCCCGGTCCCTGTcggggaggggagtgggaggaCCCCCTGGGCTGCCTCCTGGGGGCCCTGGGGCTGGGCTTGGCTCCTGGATGGTGAGGGGCCCAGGTGGCAGCCCAACAACAGCCTCAGCAAGTGGACCTGCAGCACCTCATGCTGTGTGCCGGGCAGGGGTTCACCGTCCCCAGGGCTGGGCCGAAGTGCGTGGTGGCCCCACCTGCCTTTAGACTTGAGGCAGGAGGGGCCAAGGGCCTGGGCCTGAGGAGCAGTTGGTTGTCGGGAAGGTGGGGCCGGTGCTGGGCAGGCCTTCGGGCGCCTGGGAGGCCTGATCTGTGGGGCCCAGGGCAACAGTAAACATAGGGCTCCTCGTTCAGAGATGAAGACCTTGCAGACAGCTAGGCCAAGCGCTAAGCCAGTCGCGCCCCGTGCACTGTGCCACCGCCCGGGGTCAGGCCCACGGCAGCCATGCTGTGTTCTGGACTGGCGGGGGTCTGGGGTCCCCTTTCCCAGGAGGAGCCGCGGTTGCTCCAAGCGGCACAGCCCCTGGGAAGGAATGTGGTGATCGTCTGTGGGTGTCTGCCCGGGGCTCCCGGGGGTGTGAGGCCTGCTGGCAGGGGCTGCCCTGCTAGAGCGTGGAGTTGGCCACCGCCAGTCCGCTGTGGTGGGCTCGGGCCGCCAGCACGGCTCGGTGCACGCTGAGGAACAGCTGCCCCTCCTCGGCCAAGTCTCCGGGGTCCTCCCCGAGGAAGCCGCCCCTCCTCAGCGTGTCCCGCACCGCCGGGCTGCAGCCGGCCAGGAGCAGGGAAACGCCCAGGGCCTCGTAGTCCCGGCGCAGGTCCTGCAGCGTGGCGAGCCCGGCCGCATCCAGAAACAGCAGCGGGGCGCAGTCGACCACCACCGTGTGGAAGGCAGCCGCGGCGGGCAGCAGCGCGGACGCGGTGCTCGTCCAGTCTGGGGCCCCCTGGCCGGCCCCCGCCCCGGGCCCCTGTCTGCTGGCGGCCGCGCGCCCCGCGTCGAGCCCCGTGAGGCTGTAGAGCGAGCGCAGGAAGAAGTCCTTGTTGGCGAAGTGCAGGGGCCCCCCGAAGCGGAAGACCCGGACCCCCGGCTCAGGGACGAGACCCTCGAACTCGGCGGCGTCCTCGAAGCAGGCGGAGTCCCCGACGCGCGCGAGCAGGGCGGCGTGCGGGCGCCGCGTGCGGCCCGCCAGGCTGAGCAGCGAGAGGAGCGCGCCCGCCAGCAGCCCCGCCTCGATGCTGAGCAGCACGCACGTGGCCGCCGTGGCCACCCAGACCAGCGCGTCGGCCCGGCTCAGCCGCCACAGCCGCGGCACGTCCGCCGCCTTGCGCAGCGCCCCGCGCAGGCTGACGACGATGACGCAGGCCAGCACGCTCCGCTGCAGGTCCCGGAAGAGCGGCGCCAGCACCAGCAGCACCAGCAGCACCACGGCCGCGCTGACCACGCTGGACAGCTGCGTGCGGCAGCCGGTGGTCGTCTTCACCAGACTCTTGGCCAGCGCTGCGCTGGTGGCAAAGCAGTGGAAGAAGGCAGGCACCACGTTGCAGAAGCCGATGGCCAGGAGCTCCTGGTTGGCACGCACCGAGTAGCCATGGCTGCGGGCAAACATCTCAGCCAGCGAGACTGAGAAGGCAGAGCTTACGAGGGCCAGAGCCACGGCATCCAGGGCCACACGTTGCATCAGCATGGGGTCAGGGGCCCGTGGGGCCAGGAAGCCGGTGGGGATGTTGCCGGCCACACTGGAGCCGAAACGCTCATGCAGCCGGCCAAAGTGGGACACGAGCGTGGCCACCACGATGACGGCCAGCTCGGTGGGCAGTGGCACGTGCAGGCGGTGCCGGCAGCGCTCTGAAAGCTCCTTGGCGGCCAGCAGCACTGCCAGGCACACGGCACTGGTGAGCACGTCGCACAGGTTGGCCTGCCCAGCGTGGCGCAGCAGGCTCAGCCATGTGCTCACCACCATGCCGGGGCCCTGGTGCCGTGGCACGTGTACACCCAGCAGGTGCCGGAGCTGGGAGGTGAGGATGGTGAGAGAGGCACCCATGGCGAAGCCGTCGAGCAGGGGCTGCGAGAGGTAGGCAGACACGAAGCCCAGCCGGAGGACGCCCATGAGCACCTGCGGACGGCGCACGGTCAGGGTGGCCTGAGCCTGTGCCCAGCTGTGGCTGCTGTCATCCACAGCCGGTGCCTGGGCTTATGTGCAGCCAGGAGGACACTCCCACCCTCACCCATGCCAGGACTGTGCGATTTTGGGAACAGAACCTGTTTTTTGTGCCCGGGTGGGCTGGCCGTCCTGGAGCAGACAGGCCTAGGACACACAGGGGCCTGGTGTGGGGCGGCCATGGGAAGGGCAGGACAGCCCTGTTGATGCCAGTGGGAGGCCACACTGTTTTGGCCCCTGCGGTGTCTGCCGTTCAATCCTACAGTGCCCCTCACACGGTTGCTCCCACCCTGAGGCTGGGCCAGAAGCCTCTTCTGGGCTCTGCTTCTCTGGGGCCCGTTCCTGCCAGGAGTCCTGGCATGGCAGGTGTGCCCGCCCTCACCTGGTAGATGCCGGCCATCAGTGTGAGGGCCGTGGCCACGCGGATGGCGTAGCAGTCCCGCCCGCACTCCTGCAGCCCAGGTGCCAGCCCAGCGGCTGAGGTGTTGAGGGCACCTGGGGCGGGGTCGAAGCCTGCCAGCTGCAGCTCGCGGTCCACCACCTGGCCCACCATGAGGCAGAGCAGGCTGAAGATGCCCACGGACACGTGGCGGGAGGTGCCCAGCAGGAAGTAGAGGAGGTTGGCGAAGAAGGATGTGTAGAGGCTGTACACGGGCTGCAGCCCCGCCAGCAGTGAGTAGGCGATGGCCTGAGGCACCAGGATGATGCCGATGACCAGCCCGGACATGACGTCGCCCACCAGTGCCTCCCGTGGGCAGTACCGAGGCAGCCAGTGCGTCACGGGGACCAGGGCCTGCACCAGCGCCCAGGCCCGCGCCCAGCTGCACACGCAGCCCCGCCACAGCCTGCCCTTGAGCGCCTCGCGCAGGCCCCGGGGAGCTGGTGGCTGCCGCCGCACCAGCACTGGCCCTCCGCCCTGCGGCACGCGCTCAGACGACATGTCCGTCCCCGGTGCCTCGGGCTGACCTGCAAGGAAGAGGCGGGCACAGAGGCTGAGCGGGCACAGGCCGGAGCCCGGGTCCGGAAGAATTCAAACTGAGGCCTGGGCTGGGGCGGTCCCCCAGGGCACAGGTCAGACCTGCTGCCCGGCGTGGACAACAGTTCCCGCCTCCGCCAGAGTGGGCAGCAGCTGACCCCAGGCTGCCCAGCCTAGCTGGCACCGGTGTTTCCTCTGAAGTTCTCTGCCTTTGGGGGTGGAACGTGGTTACGACAACCACAGGCCAAGGTCAGGGGCACTGAGAGACATGAGGGCGTGAACCTGGCCCTGTTCACTCAGCCTGCGGCTCCTGGCCCTCACTTGGTGTTTGCTGTCCTGCCGTCGGGCGTCTCCTAGCCCCTGCCCCAAGGAGCAGGATGCCCCAGCTCGGGGTCAGGAACGTTCCTGACCTGGACACACAGGTGGGCAGAGCCCAGCCCACCCTGTCCACTGCCCGGCTCAGCGAGGGCCTCCCTGCCTGCCCACCACTCCGGCCCCTTCACACCGTGAGCTGCTGGCCAGGAGCCTGCCTGGCGTACTCCTGCTGAGCGATGTGATGCTGAGACGCCTGGCCATGGCGATTCCTGGAGCCCTGGGAAGGGTGGGCCCGGGTGATGGGCGGGAGCTGGGTGCCTGGGTGTCTGGCAGCCAGGCCCCTGCCAGGCGCCCCCTCCCCGGGTGTGAGCTGAGGTTCAAGCCGCCACTCCCTGGTGAGTCTCGGGAGGCCTCTCTGGAACGGCACGAGGTTGCCCATCAAACACGGTTTGCCGGCCAGGCTGTGCCTGCAGTCCCGAGTGCAGCTGCCGCCCGGGCCGCCCCTCGGTTGGAGGCACTCCTGACCCCGAGTGGTGTTGCCAGGCGGCGTTTAGAGGCCCGGGCTGCTGGGCAGGCTGCTCCAGAGGACACCAGGTTGTCTGCGTCACCCTCGGGCCACATGTAGTGGCATCTCCTGCCCCAAGCCCCGGGCACCCAGGTCTGGAGGGCAGGGCCGTCCCTAGGCTGGGGGTGGGCACCGGCAGGTGGGCCCAGCCCTGAGGGGTTGAGGGTGGCAAGGCCTGGCCCTTCGAGAACTTACGGGGTGCCTTCCCTTTCCCCAGAGTGCCCACCCACGCAGCTCCCAGGGATCCAGTTGTGCAGGGTAAGGGTGGGTTATCAAACCAGGGGTCCCCGCTCCTCCTCCCAGAACCCTGGCCCCGCGGGGTGGGGAGCATTTCCATTCACGTGTCCTGGCCAAGGACGGGGCAGTTTCGGTGTCCTTCTGCCTGTGAGCCGGCCGAGTCCTCTGACGGGAACCCCAGAGCAGCTCTTACCTGTGGGATACCACTCGGGGCTCGGGGGGCACCGGCCTGTGGCCAGCTCTGCGGCAGGCGGCTGAGTGTGAGGCCGTTCCGGGCGTGCGGTTAAATCATTTACCTCGCAGGGAGCTGAGTCACGGCTTCCCCCAGATGGGGGCTACCTGGGCAGCTAATCGGGCGAGTTGTACTGTAATCGGAGGCCCACGGGCCTGGGAGCTCCCAGGGCGTCCCCAGAGCAGGGCTCAGCAGGATGCTAGCGTGTGCACCCCCTCCCTGGCACCCTGGATGAGGCTCAGGGGCAGGCGGTGCACCCAGGGCTGGTGTCCTCGTCTGCGTCCGGCTCCCCTGTCCTGCCAGGAGCTGGGGTCAGTCCTTGAGTGGTGACGGGGCGAGGGCCTGTGACTGAGCCGGCTCAGTGCCGGGTGGGGGGTCCAGCTGGCACCCTCCTTTCTGGTCCGGGTGGCTGCCAGGCGTGCTCTTCCCACGGGGGCTGGGGTCCCGGGGCAGACACCCAGCCTCTGGCCTCATTCCCCACGGTGGCCCCTCGGTGCCCACCACACAGGGCCAGCTTGAAGGTAGACGACCCACAGGCACCAAATCGAGCTGCTCCTTTAAAAGCCACCCAGAGCTTTGGGGgccctcatctttaaaatgaaaaaatgaaaataaaacctgCAACTGCTGGATGCTTGCGGGTTAAACTGGGAGAGTGGACACAAAGGGCCCCTTGTCTAGGGCACAGCCTGGGGAGCTCTGCCATCCCAGGGGCCCACGTGGCTGCCGGACTGGGGACTGGGGATGGGGCCGGGGGCTGCCGGGAACTGCAAAGGGCCTGACATGCTGGCAGGTGTCCTCAGGAGCCAGCTGGGGCAGGGGTGTGGCCCTGACGTCAGCTGCTGGTCTGGGGGCTCCATTCCAGGGCACGGAGACAGCCAGATGTTGAAGGGGAAGTGGGGGGGCAGGGCCCCAGAGGGAGGGGACTCCTGTCGGGGGCCCCTCGCCACTCAGCCAGCTCTTTGCGGGACCCTCCCTCCTCCAGGAGCCCTGTCCCAAGGGGGTACCAGAGCCTGGGAAGCAGCAGCGGCTGAGCTGGGGCCCCAGGCCTGGAGAGGTGGGGTGAGGGCTGGCCAGCGCACCCCACAGCTTTGGGGACCCCCCCAGCTGAGCTGCTCCTTCCACCATCTCTCCAAACCTGCCCCAGGgaaccagccccctcccctccctcacttCAGCCCAGGACCCACTCAGCCCTGTGGGTAGCCGTGGTGGGGTGCGGTCTCGGTTCAGGGCCTCAGGGCCCGCCCCAGGGCAGATGGGGCTCCGGGCGAGGGGGGCGGGCATAAAACGCTGGTCTCCCAGCCCGGCTGCTGGCAGACGGTCACTCCAGAGAGGCCCTGGGCCGGTCCTCCGAGCAGAAGCAGTGGGCCCGGCGGGCTGTGTGTGGAGGGTCCTGGGGGCAGAGGGGGGCCCGGTGTGGACGTGCACACCCGTGGAGGGGGCTGTGAAGGGGCAGTCGCCACTCAGAAAGCAGGACACACACACCTGGCCTGGGGGGGGTGGTCTGGGAGGCTCTTGGTGGGATTTTAGGCAGGTGGGAGAGGCTGGGCAGGGCTGTTCTCCGTGTGCTCAGTCTGGCCCGCCAGCCTTTCAGCTGCCTGGGAGCCCACCCTGGCTGTCCTCCGtgggtggcaggagtggggtcaCACACCCTGCCCCCCAGGCTGGCGAGCAAATGAAACGGAGTCATCCTTGCCCTCTGGGAGACTCCTGCTGACCCCTGGGCCCTAGGCCGCCCGGAGCTGCTgtcccctgcctcagtttccctgtgtgTGCGTGGGCTGGGTGTCTGGGGCCCGCTGAAGAGGACAGCAGACTGCTCCCTCTCGCTGCGCCCCTGTGGGGCAGGGGTCTCGGCCCCAGAGccctcccacctgcccccacctTCACCCCAGCCTCCCCTGTGCTGGGTCTGCTCCTTGTTTCCCTGCAGCCGCTCTCCAGTGCTCTGGGCTCGGGATCAGACCCGCCGTCCTCCCCAAGGCCCCGCCGCTTTGCGGGGTGGGGTCCCCGCCCCGGGACGAGGAGGCGGCGCCCCCAGAGGCCGGGGGACGTGCGGGGCGGGGGCATCGCCGGCTCGGGTGCTCGGGCCGCACCCCCCAACCCTGAGCCACATTGTCCCAAGCGACGGGGCTGCGGCCGccggccccgccccccgcccccgcccccgccccggcgGCACGCGCGGTCCCGGGCACCCCCGGgcacacccccccacacacactcacccGCTCCGGGCTCGCGGCGCACGCGCTCGGGCGGGGCCGCGCGGGGAGAGGCCGGGGTGCGGCCGCCGCGGCCCACGTGCCCGCCCGGGAGCAGACGGGGGCGGCCTGCGCGCCTCGGGGTGGGGCTGCGGGGCCGGGGGCCCCCAGGGCAGTTGGAGCGGGGTCGGGGCCGCGAGCGGGGCTTGTGGCGGGCGCGCGCTTCCCGCCGCGGCCTCCCCGGCCCCCGGCCTGGGTTTCTCGGCTTCGGGTCCCGCCCGGACCGAGCTGGCCGGCGCCTTGGAGACCCGGGCGCACGCCTGTCCCCGGTGGCGCTCCCGGCGGCCGCGGCGAGCGGCGCCTCAGGCCCCCCAGGAGGACGGGCTCCCGGGGCGGGGGCAGAACCTTCGGGTCACCCACCCGCGGCCCCACTGGGGCTTTGGAAGCCGCCCAGGGCGCCTTTAATCTTTACCCGGGGCAGGTTAACTTTTGATTGCTTTGCCACTGGTTGTGACCTTTGGACAGACGGAGGAGGCAGCGCGCTGGGGGGAGCAGGAGCAGCGGCTGGGCCGGGCTGGCCGTGACCTTGTGTGCAGGGCCGAGGGAGGGCGTGCTGAGTTTCGGACCGGCCTTGTGTCCAGGGGGCGGCCGCTGGCTGAGGCACGGGATGGGGACAGTGCGGAGGGCTTTTTTAGGACCAAACCCGGTggcctgcctcccacccccacttccgCCAGAGTCGAGGTCTTGTCCTCACGCGAGGCTCCGTGGGGCGAGGCCCAGCCCCGCACCCCACCCTCATCCCCGATGACTCCCCTTCCTCTGCGCGGGCCCACGAGTGTTGGTCACTGCGAGCTCTTCTGAGCTTggagcctttgcacatgctggcGCTCAGGTTCCCCAGACATCCTGAGGGCTGGTTCGCCCCGTTACCATGTCTTAGACATCACCTGCTGGGAGAGGCCCTCTGTCGCACCCCAAGAGGGCtgtgccagtccaaaggccaaagaagacaatgagcatcctctgatacatgaacttttattcagggcttactgaCAGCATGAGAAGTCATGGAgggatcatgatggctctctcagtcCGAGCAGGCATCGtgttcacagggaagatgacccAGCCATGCAAAGAGAGCAGAAAGCCTTTATatgggtttaagacaaaggctttcctaagggtggggggagcatagctgcaggaacaggttactttgacctgggggaTGGTGtgggaaggactagaataacacttgaacagttacattttgctctttcttgtgagactaagagcctctcacttcctgcctgcttgcataagtttatattttaagatcaatttaccctttttctcttcactggtttagaaagacaataggttaaacatttagctgcctatgTCATGCAGGCTGTGCAcgaaagatctgcaggcctgatttgctcaggccacgggttgctacaatccacccctgcacaacaaTTTGCATTGATCATAGGACAGGCTTTACAtctataattcacaacaatacattaaacaacatagtaataatacactgttacagagagataataaacctattagcaagtggtaCTAcggccaggttaatgagttttacCTTTTAGCACAACTGCCTGGGCCAAAATAGCTAAAAGATAacactaccaggcattctgctttattctaatatctagtttttaccatttttttcaaccttgatcacagaaaaaatttttcctgttctagtttgctaatgctgccagaatgcaaaacaccagagatgagttggcatttataaaagggggtttatttggttacacagttacagtcttaaggccataaagtgtccaaggtcatgtaccttcaatggagggtggccaatggtgtccggaaaacctctgttagctgggaaggcacgtggctggcatctgctccaaagttctggtttcaaaacggctttctcccaggacgtttctctctaggcagcagttcctcaaaaatgtcactcttagttgctcttggggtatttgtcctctcttagcttctccagagcaagagtctgctttcaacagccgtcttcaaacgaTCTCTCATCTCCAgctactgtgctttcttcaaagtgtccctcttggctgtagctcctcttcagaacatcactctcagctgcactgagttccttctgtttgtcagctcatttatatggctccactgatcaacttagacccaccccgaatgggcggagcgacacctccatggaaattagccagagtcatcacccgcagctgggtggggcacattccaaagaaacactcaaagaaatacaatctaatcaacactgataacatctgcccacacaagactacatcaaagataatggcgtttgggggacacaatatattcaaatggACACATTTCCTtctccaccaactttctgcaactttctatatttattcaggttttgttccatatcccctatttttcattctgatacaaccatttaggaaaaaatgacttttttttccttcaataattaaaaaaaaaaaaagacatccctcaTATTCTGTACATTCAAGTTATCAAAATGCCaattttggaaattgttcttaagcatttcacaacatgTTCTTACcaataacattacacttgttagaaggctaaacactaaaacattttattaatacatttttttaacaagaattaacaacatGTGTAGGCATTAAATTGGAGAGCTGAGTCTTCATTGTAGATAGAAGGGTTCCAGGTGAAGGGATTTTAATTACCATGTTTCCTCCTCCTGCAGGGAGCCCCTcagtgtcagatctacagttagtttcctccgtaattctaatacccatgggcttaggattctcaaccactGTGGCTGcgtgggccagaaccagagccaactgACCTTATTTCCCCCAGTTTGTAGTGTCTGTGGCACAGGCAAGAAagagttattatcattgccccgTTGTTGCTTGAAGGCAGCCGgcccctttatctggagttaatgctgatacagtcgAGTCCATcatttctatcatcctttaagtgtttatGGTGTATTTATGGTGTATTTATGGTGGTGAAGGCGTATTCTGTCCCTTTGGACAGAAGAAAGGGGCCATTATAGTTTacctgccaccaggtgacaggaatctggtgtccttgGTGCCCAGTCTTCCAGCACAGCCATTCAGCCTCTTCATGCATCGTTGGTGTTAGGCCGTGGAATTTCGCTAGGGCGTCCGCTTCTGTGCcacctggtaatgaattggtgttatgggcagagacatgaaaaacagttaccttacatttgtgacaggcagtccagatgtctgcccaccagatggtgtcagcgctgggctggacagtcacggctgcccaggtagcaggttgcccatgtgccaatccgTGCAGGGTCAGGTGTGTTTCCTTGTCTGTCAACGGTGGGCACGGGAGGAGCCACCTCGGGAGGATCCACAGGAAGCAGGGCATGCTGATCTCTCACATAGGAGGccggtcctaaaatttcatgcatctctgtttttaaagagaTGTTGTCAAAGATGCCACGTcgtaggaggtagactttccactctgtcagtgtgctcacctgagcactccccaagtgGGGCTTATTTATAATGTCACATATCTGCATACCTGTATAGATATGGTtatctgtaaggtcactgggcacctaaGTTAGACCTTCAACCCttgcaacagaggattacaaactgtgcacaattgctcttttaaagggctatatctgagtcctgtgcccttccatagttgggaccagaatctaacaggtacacatttagcttgttgcctttgccacaaaccccaccgaaagccaatattggcactggccacatccaaatcacagggtatattggAGTCCACCCcgcttaaagcctgtgcttgcaaaatagttcacttagtctttttaaacacagcctgctgtggaaaatcccattcccacacttttccttttctaattagggtatacaaaggttttaataTTCATCCTAAATAGAAtataaacactttccaataacttaacaacacaagaaaagccatcaactgttcagaagtaagcaatgtgggataactttgcattttaacaacagcagctgaaggaatagccttagttttacccaaccagacaaaaCCCAAGAACTTGGTAGAGcagtcaggctcttctggaggtttccacatttgaaggtattCTTggggaagcacagcaaatgtccgtTGCTGTTTTCCCCATGTGAAgtctaacacaggttgactggaaaaaatctaaaaatattctaaataacata is a window encoding:
- the SLC26A1 gene encoding sulfate anion transporter 1 isoform X2; its protein translation is MSSERVPQGGGPVLVRRQPPAPRGLREALKGRLWRGCVCSWARAWALVQALVPVTHWLPRYCPREALVGDVMSGLVIGIILVPQAIAYSLLAGLQPVYSLYTSFFANLLYFLLGTSRHVSVGIFSLLCLMVGQVVDRELQLAGFDPAPGALNTSAAGLAPGLQECGRDCYAIRVATALTLMAGIYQVLMGVLRLGFVSAYLSQPLLDGFAMGASLTILTSQLRHLLGVHVPRHQGPGMVVSTWLSLLRHAGQANLCDVLTSAVCLAVLLAAKELSERCRHRLHVPLPTELAVIVVATLVSHFGRLHERFGSSVAGNIPTGFLAPRAPDPMLMQRVALDAVALALVSSAFSVSLAEMFARSHGYSVRANQELLAIGFCNVVPAFFHCFATSAALAKSLVKTTTGCRTQLSSVVSAAVVLLVLLVLAPLFRDLQRSVLACVIVVSLRGALRKAADVPRLWRLSRADALVWVATAATCVLLSIEAGLLAGALLSLLSLAGRTRRPHAALLARVGDSACFEDAAEFEGLVPEPGVRVFRFGGPLHFANKDFFLRSLYSLTGLDAGRAAASRQGPGAGAGQGAPDWTSTASALLPAAAAFHTVVVDCAPLLFLDAAGLATLQDLRRDYEALGVSLLLAGCSPAVRDTLRRGGFLGEDPGDLAEEGQLFLSVHRAVLAARAHHSGLAVANSTL
- the SLC26A1 gene encoding sulfate anion transporter 1 isoform X1 — its product is MPAPLARSPICPGAGPEALNRDRTPPRLPTGLSQPEAPGTDMSSERVPQGGGPVLVRRQPPAPRGLREALKGRLWRGCVCSWARAWALVQALVPVTHWLPRYCPREALVGDVMSGLVIGIILVPQAIAYSLLAGLQPVYSLYTSFFANLLYFLLGTSRHVSVGIFSLLCLMVGQVVDRELQLAGFDPAPGALNTSAAGLAPGLQECGRDCYAIRVATALTLMAGIYQVLMGVLRLGFVSAYLSQPLLDGFAMGASLTILTSQLRHLLGVHVPRHQGPGMVVSTWLSLLRHAGQANLCDVLTSAVCLAVLLAAKELSERCRHRLHVPLPTELAVIVVATLVSHFGRLHERFGSSVAGNIPTGFLAPRAPDPMLMQRVALDAVALALVSSAFSVSLAEMFARSHGYSVRANQELLAIGFCNVVPAFFHCFATSAALAKSLVKTTTGCRTQLSSVVSAAVVLLVLLVLAPLFRDLQRSVLACVIVVSLRGALRKAADVPRLWRLSRADALVWVATAATCVLLSIEAGLLAGALLSLLSLAGRTRRPHAALLARVGDSACFEDAAEFEGLVPEPGVRVFRFGGPLHFANKDFFLRSLYSLTGLDAGRAAASRQGPGAGAGQGAPDWTSTASALLPAAAAFHTVVVDCAPLLFLDAAGLATLQDLRRDYEALGVSLLLAGCSPAVRDTLRRGGFLGEDPGDLAEEGQLFLSVHRAVLAARAHHSGLAVANSTL